In Halarcobacter mediterraneus, the sequence GGGCTTCAATTAAAAAAGTTTTTATCTTGACTTTATCTCTTTGTTCAAAATTTATTATTGAATCAAGTTTTTCAATTGTAAAGGCAAGTAGTTTTTTTTGAAGATCTTCTACAATTAAATATTCATTATTTAGTAATTCTAAACTATTTTTTTGTTTTATATTTAAAGAAATAGGATTAGTTCTTGTAAGTGAATGTTTTGGCTCTCTTCTTTTTATTATTTTAGGTGAATTAGCTTTTGTTATAGTTTGTTCTTCTTGTTTATTATATAAGGTTGAAAAAGCTTTATTTTTGATATTTGTGAATTTTAATACAAGAGTTAAACTATCATCATCTTTTTTCCCAAAGTTTTGTATGATCTTTTCAGGCAAAAGATTTATATCTCTTGTTTCTTTTATAAGAGGTTCAATCTCTGAATCATGAATACTTACCCCATCGGTTGAAATAATTAAAATATCATCTTTTAGAAGTTTTAAAAGATTTGTTTTAATTGTTCTTGGAATATCATAACCTAGAATACCACTTTGTGAATTGAAATGAAGAAATTTTCTATTTCTATAAATAAAAGACTTTGTATTTCCAATTGCACAATAACTTAACATAGGTAGTTCTTTGTAAATCTGAGCTAGAAAAATAGTCATTCCATTATTTTTTAAATAACTTTGAGTATGTATTAAAGTTACTAAGTTTTTTAAACTTTCAGTTTTGTGTTCTTTAACGAGTTCTTTTATATTTGTTGCGATACTATAAACTCTAGAACTACCATGTCCTCCTATATCTCCTACGAGTAATAAATAGTAGTTTTCTAATTCTAAAAGTTCATAAAAGTCTCCACATTCATTTCTTTGACTATAAGGTTTTATTTCTACATTTACTTTTAACACTTTAAATTCTTTTCTTTATTTTTATTGTTGTTCCTTTTTCACTTGTCTCAACTTCAACTTCATCACTAAGTCTAAAAATTGAAGCAAAGCCCAAACCTAAAGTCCCTTTTGTGCTATATCCATCTTGTAAGGCTAAATTAATATCATCAATACCCTCTCCTTGGTCTGTAGCTTCTATTGATAAAATATTGTTAGAGGTAAATTCTAGTTTTACATAGCCTTTTGGAGTATGTTTTTGAATATTATATATAAGTTCAGATATTATAATCTTTATTTCTAGTAACTGGCTTTTATTGGAAATATTATTATCTAACAAAAATAAACGGGCATTTGTTAGCAAAGTTTTTATATCACTTTTTTTTGATATTTTTAATAGCATTAACAGCCTTTTGAATATTTAATTCTGTTTTAAATGAAACTTCATCAATAAAGTGAAAAAGAATTGAAGCACTATAAACATTGAAATTACAAACAATAACATCTATGTCATTTAGTTTTAACATACTAATAAGCTTTTCAATATAAGAGATATTTTCACTAGTAATAACATCAAAAAGTGCTAAATCAAAGACTACAAAGTGAAGAGCTTTTTTTCTTATAATTTGTAAAAGCTCTATTCCAAAGTTATCAAGTTTTGTATCTTCAAGATTTAGCGTAAGAACTAAAATATCTTCATTTATAGAGTAGTTACTTTTCATGGGAATTAAAAATTTGATGAAAGTTTGATAGCATCTTTTAATGTAGATGTAGTATAAATACCATCTAAATTAATACCTAAGTTTACAATTGTTTGAGCAACTTCTGGCGCAATACCTGAAAGAATAGTTGTACATCCCATAAGTTTTGTAGCCTTTGTTATTTTGATTAAGTGAGCAGCAACGGCACTATCTACTATAACAATACCTTCAATATCAATAATAGCTACTTTTGTCATTCTTTCTTTAATAGAAATTAAAATATTTTCCATAAGGTTTTGAGATTTTACAGAGTCTAAAATACCAATTAGTGGAATAAGTGTTGTTTGTTCATTTATCTCTAAAATTGGAGTTTCCATTTCTGCTATTAGAATAGCTTGATTTTCCATTGTAGTAATATCTGAAAAGACAATTACATCTTGATTGAAATAAGTATTGTTTTGGTCTATAAGTTTATTTCCTTTTACCTCAAAAATTGTTTTTTCACCATCAGAGTTTAAAATCATAGCTTTATGTAATAAATCAGGCTCTTGAATTAATAAGTCTGCCCATCTAGTACCATCAGGATAAACCTTTTGTAGGTATTTATTTGAACCATCATTAATAAAAAAGTCACAAATACAGTCGGTTTTTTCTAAAAATTTTTCTACAGACTCAACTTTGAAAAAGTCTAAAAAAGCTTGGTTTGCATCAAGTAACTTTTCTCCATTTGTCAAAATTACAATATTAGGTTGGGCATCTATTATTAATCTAGTTTTTCTTAACTCTTCTTCTATTTCTACTTTATTTTTCATTACTTTATTTCCCTTATTAATAGAATATTTATTTTATTATAACTTAAGTAAAGTTATTAAGTTATGATATAGATAAATTTTCGTTAAATCAAAAAGTAATTTACTTATTGATACAATCCAAATATAAAAAATTTAAGGAAAAAAATTGAAAACTATTAGTGTTGCACACTCTCCTGATGCTGATGATATTTTTATGTACTATGCTATAAAATTTGGTTGGGTAAGTCCTAAAGATGCTGTTTTTGAAAATCTTGCAGCAGATATTGAAACCTTAAACCAAGCTACTTTAAAAGGTGAGTATGATATTTGTGCAATCTCTTTTGCTCTTTATCCTTTTGTTAAAGATGATTATGCACTTTTAAAAACTGCGGTATCTTTTGGGGAGGGTTATGGTCCAAAACTTGTAAAGAAAAAAGATAAACAATTAAAAAGAAATTTTAAAGTAGCTCTTAGTGGGGAGTTTACTACAAATGCACTTTTATTTAAAATAGCTTACCCAGAAGCTAGAATTACTTATATGAACTTCTTAGATATCGAACAAGCAGTATTAGATGGAACTGTTGATGCTGGTGTTTTAATCCATGAATCAATTTTGACTTTTGATAAAGAACTTGAAGTTGAACGGGAAATGTGGGATATTTGGGAAGAATTAAGTGGTGGAGGTTTACCTTTACCTCTTGGGGGAATGTGCTTAAGAAGGTCAATTCCTCTTCACAGTGCAATTGATTATGAAAATACTTTAATCAAAGCAGTTGAAGTAGCAAATAAAAACAGAAAAGTCTTAGCGCCTATGTTACTTGAGAAAGGTTTAATTAGAGTTGATGCTAATACTTTAGATAACTATTTAGACCTTTATGCAAATGATAATTCGGTTAATTTAAGTGAACTTCAATATGAAGCTTTAGATAAACTATATGAGTTAGGATATAAACATGGGTTTTATACAAGTTTAATCAAAGCAAAAGACTTTTTGATTCCCAGTGAATATGAGGAATTAAGAGCTAACTAATGGTTGAGCAAAAAGAAGAGTATCAAAACTATTTTAAAGAGATTGATTTTTCAAAATATTCATCAATACATATTGGACCTAAAGCCCAAGTTTTAGTTATAAATGAGATTGCAGACTATGAAGAGTATACTATTTTAGGAAGAGCAAATAATGTACTTATTTCAAATACTCATCCTAAGTTTGCAGTTTTAGGGGAAGCTTTTGATTATATAGAAATAAAAGATAATCTTTTATATGTAGGATGTGCTACAAAATCTGGAAAATTACTTTCTTATGCAAAAAAAAATAACTTAGCAAACTTAGAATTTCTTGGAAAACTTCCAGGAAGCCTTGGTGGCTTGGTTAAAATGAATGCAGGTCTTAAACAGTGGGAAATTTTTAATTATATTCATTCAATTAAAACGAAAGATGGTTATATGAAAAAGCAGGATATTGAATACTCATATAGACAGACTAAAATTGATACAATAGTTTATGAAGTTGTATTCAATATAGAGTATGGTTTTTCAAAAGAACAAGCAGAACTTTTCAAACAAATGAGAGATAATCAACCTCAAATGCCAAGTGCAGGAAGTTGTTTTAAAAACCCTAAAGATGATTTTGCTGGAAGATTGATAGAAGCTGTAGGCTTAAAAGGTTTTAAAAAGGGTGAAATGAGCTTTAGTGAAAAACACTCTAACTTTTTGGTAAATCATGGGAAAGGTTCTTTTGAAGATGCTATATTCTTAATAAATCTTGCAAAAGATAAAATCAAAAAAAACTTCAATATTGAAATTGAAGAAGAAATTATAATCTACAAATAAATAAACTCCATAAAATAATATATAAATAAATTTATTAAGAAATAATAAAGACTTAAATTACTACAATTAATCTAATACTAAGAATTGTGAAGGAGTTTAAATGAAGATAGACTCAAATGTAGAATATGTACCAATAGAAAGTTACAGTCAAATAAAGAAAGGTACAAATAAGGAAAATATAGAAAATAGTGATATAGAAAGATCATATAAAATAAATATAAGTTCTACTC encodes:
- a CDS encoding ATP-binding protein, giving the protein MLLKISKKSDIKTLLTNARLFLLDNNISNKSQLLEIKIIISELIYNIQKHTPKGYVKLEFTSNNILSIEATDQGEGIDDINLALQDGYSTKGTLGLGFASIFRLSDEVEVETSEKGTTIKIKKRI
- a CDS encoding STAS domain-containing protein: MKSNYSINEDILVLTLNLEDTKLDNFGIELLQIIRKKALHFVVFDLALFDVITSENISYIEKLISMLKLNDIDVIVCNFNVYSASILFHFIDEVSFKTELNIQKAVNAIKNIKKK
- a CDS encoding STAS domain-containing protein — protein: MKNKVEIEEELRKTRLIIDAQPNIVILTNGEKLLDANQAFLDFFKVESVEKFLEKTDCICDFFINDGSNKYLQKVYPDGTRWADLLIQEPDLLHKAMILNSDGEKTIFEVKGNKLIDQNNTYFNQDVIVFSDITTMENQAILIAEMETPILEINEQTTLIPLIGILDSVKSQNLMENILISIKERMTKVAIIDIEGIVIVDSAVAAHLIKITKATKLMGCTTILSGIAPEVAQTIVNLGINLDGIYTTSTLKDAIKLSSNF
- a CDS encoding menaquinone biosynthesis family protein; the encoded protein is MKTISVAHSPDADDIFMYYAIKFGWVSPKDAVFENLAADIETLNQATLKGEYDICAISFALYPFVKDDYALLKTAVSFGEGYGPKLVKKKDKQLKRNFKVALSGEFTTNALLFKIAYPEARITYMNFLDIEQAVLDGTVDAGVLIHESILTFDKELEVEREMWDIWEELSGGGLPLPLGGMCLRRSIPLHSAIDYENTLIKAVEVANKNRKVLAPMLLEKGLIRVDANTLDNYLDLYANDNSVNLSELQYEALDKLYELGYKHGFYTSLIKAKDFLIPSEYEELRAN
- a CDS encoding UDP-N-acetylmuramate dehydrogenase codes for the protein MVEQKEEYQNYFKEIDFSKYSSIHIGPKAQVLVINEIADYEEYTILGRANNVLISNTHPKFAVLGEAFDYIEIKDNLLYVGCATKSGKLLSYAKKNNLANLEFLGKLPGSLGGLVKMNAGLKQWEIFNYIHSIKTKDGYMKKQDIEYSYRQTKIDTIVYEVVFNIEYGFSKEQAELFKQMRDNQPQMPSAGSCFKNPKDDFAGRLIEAVGLKGFKKGEMSFSEKHSNFLVNHGKGSFEDAIFLINLAKDKIKKNFNIEIEEEIIIYK